A single genomic interval of Lepisosteus oculatus isolate fLepOcu1 chromosome 12, fLepOcu1.hap2, whole genome shotgun sequence harbors:
- the rif1 gene encoding telomere-associated protein RIF1 isoform X3: MRYRERGATRMMATVHPNSSSLIPLLECLEDSSVPPTEQTDAYLTIANRLSGEDGRQFIPAVLKDVSRLSEVLKGHILSRNTELCQAALQALGYCVFHSSVVSGIPESKAEELLLALNTIAIKSADKNICTRALWVISKQNFSPELIGQKVPEILKMLEAVRAREDIQSAVVEHEALNVIIRLLEQAPVQMGEGAVRWAKLVVPLVVHSASKVRLRAAAALEMGMPLLVEKQQEVAAIAEPLMASKLIPELQKLFLSKNESNVLKLWPLFVRLLGRSLHRGGPFINALLHLEELGFRSSSPVVKKIAFIAWKSLIDNFALNPDILCSTKRLKLLMQPLSSIQVKTEALTLTKLEVWWYLVVKLGPHLSTNFEQVGVPLVQSTISSDSVLPSPATPARNASNPNSTVGQATPKTGPHSFPGSAATPRMTLSSSVHLLPAYPSIQLLGLEMLLHFLLGPEVQAVSAQERLQLSLEPLTHPLLASTSFFCKHSGVIISAVKDGFVAIGKEAPDSLLILIWKYLIGFVTAAVETAGSKKERQGSEALTLLLQALQSIVSSEALPAHRTLGLLEATVKGIPQKILGSPAYQVANMDVLNGTPALFLILLFYHNSLLGSCLTDERFFLCLETLVSSGFSGPTSPLAFSESVLSVVHRSADRMTNKEHLWRMWSIIVTPLTQSIMQTNEVNQGDALEHNFTAVHSALMLPITHLLSVKGFPQMTMKSLLRTWSELYRTFARCSALVATVEENVCCEELCIKMASGLDKEALSNPSTLEAVVSILTVIIECVDFSPYTPKFQQKTKSPHTPLSWTRKKSRPLGNLSAFLTLLERCLQCLPPPPPQPGPEGAPAAAAGLAGLLSSLFGGLSLAAAIREALSRLVAPLAVFYEQSAKTQNDVPKFYSSLGLKLEKLLGEILTCLQTRYTMAYDDELLAQLAPWLSVVFLHKSKQVRNQVAQFWNSTFAKVPTLQYPQQLRSVLSQVKQKIPIILPGFEAVEVDDEFSTQDSDSSSQLDTKISGMEVKTAGKRDSMLTRAADLKESAAPSPKPVAVKLDFGSPKIPRREFLLEEEKSVDFVFIPPEPKERVLTEHQKEVLRTKRVDIPVMYNNLDASQDTTLFSQYSQSQEDSVDNKTTNEKAEDAPGQEVNCEVQEEKMEAEEVPAVHKLDPEVDKDDSSVPAEMGTAEEEAAEKGSQSDVGPSKSAALTLGGKATGEESAVETEETSANISSSSVSSEIVLATPQKNASRRQSFITLEKYNSQGKASSPAQDGTFTGSPVSGVSKSDSQEDTETQTEDQTPEQSPCPDVEEEASLEENGSQRQDCSKREKAQDVAEKEEEKPEAEHPGISPSVATEEEEDEDECIPDTQTEPLRSDGASSVAEEVRSGSEEDAKDEAPSAESKENTPPTEDSEEQQVETQSSQTLSSPSEPRRSSRRRSKPVRPGETSESPERDGKDKLNKRNLKGKESKSLERKSAEVLVGRSEEQKGSSSVSSQMETRSQVHTAKKSKATPEGEERVRRRTNSSAVAEAEASQGGEAEDGTQESSQGRGRYRTRRSSQGLLSSIENSESDGSESREESLKDRKTSKRGKPSKRVDAQVTEGPPKNEQTGRGSVESEKMDIGSELEKQNTSLLQASGPEISTDTSMACETSTQAEPEEISEEQAHKTDDVTAALDAETSAKASGSENDASLRDESQSAKTPVENCSAEPPSASQSAGRRPLLHVCSHGKRARGRKRFKSCNCRIVAALRQGHARKLGKEEPELAEKNKTFSAGDELISENGASNLDGAPRGEGVLSSDNSVFEPSDVSSPLCSNGPVLCATSTGDLNPAGESEEKSDRVAPEGLKEQESVESSVPGNESSVEPAERQGVEVDDEAKPDSIETLVEEVSGKQGDKERPDFQQTEQMPEEPELSVCEDGGVGPEDQKKLEEEGEEMMESNCIEAAEVPLNNATVDEGLIELFSVSKQTLETTCLDSPPKQKDCNTAVAEHEVGQSPTSAKPRGFWSPTASPSTSILKKGQKRTLEDDTPSPLHKTRRVSFANPIHQQELADDIDRRSPVIRTSSSSPRSRNSTSSALSSATQQKFVTTPTKALLSLSPRSLHSPGFKSSKKCLISEMGKEPKPIPKDCVFPALVSCTAPVEAVLPQLTSNMWQRGFGQLVRAKNIKTVGDLSALTPSEIKSLPIRSPKLSNVKKALKMYHEQQVSSDDLKGFDETEKMTSEPEEKEAPVSSEEKTATDVAGVPVPAVDAKPVDIMTAVQALGTRLTEEELGSLSARQLVLMHEQLSDMMKTIVVQLQSRVGTPLGQSSP, from the exons CGAGCGAGGTGCTACAAGGATGATGGCAACCGTTCACCCCAATAGCTCCAGCCTGATCCCCCTGCTCGAGTGCTTGGAGGATTCCTCTGTCCCTCCGACAGAACAGACGGACGCCTACCTGACGATTGCGAA CCGTCTCAGTGGAGAAGATGGACGACAGTTTATTCCTGCAGTTTTAAAAGACGTTTCACGGCTTAGTGAGGTATTAAAG GGGCACATTTTGAGTCGGAATACGGAGCTCTGCCAAGCAGCGCTGCAGGCTTTGGGTTACTGTGTGTTTCACAGCAGCGTCGTCTCTGGCATCCCAG aaagcaAAGCCGAAGAACTGCTTTTGGCTCTCAACACTATCGCTATCAAATCGGCCGATAAGAACATATGCACGAGAGCGCTTTGGGTGATTTCGAAGCAGAACTTCTCGCCTGAACTAATTGGCCAAAAG GTGCCTGAAATTCTAAAAATGCTAGAAGCAGTGCGAGCCAGGGAAGACATACAGTCTGCTGTAGTGGAACATGAAGCTCTGAACGTTATTATAAG GCTGCTGGAGCAGGCTCCTGTTCAGATGGGCGAGGGCGCGGTCAGGTGGGCCAAGCTGGTCGTTCCCCTAGTGGTCCACTCGGCGTCCAAGGTGCGCCTGCGGGCGGCGGCCGCCCTGGAGATGGGCATGCCGCTTCTGGTCGAGAAGCAGCAGGAGGTGGCTGCCATTGCAGAGCCCCTCATGGCCAGC AAGCTGATACCAGAATTGCAGAAATTGTTTCTGTCCAAAAACGAGAGCAACGTGCTGAAGCTCTGGCCCTTATTCGTCAGGTTGCTGGGAAGG TCTCTGCACCGCGGCGGGCCTTTCATCAACGCCCTCTTGCACCTGGAAGAGCTGGGCTTCCGGAGCAGCTCCCCCGTTGTGAAGAAAATTGCCTTCATTGCCTGGAAAAGCTTGATTGATAACTTCGCCCTGAATCCAG ACATCCTGTGCAGTACCAAACGTCTGAAGTTACTGATGCAGCCCCTCAGCTCTATCCAAGTGAAGACTGAAGCTCTGACACTAACTAAACTGGAAGTGTGGTGGTATTTGGTGGTGAAGCTAGGACCACATCTTTCTACTAACTTTGAACAG GTGGGGGTTCCTTTGGTCCAGAGCACAATAAGTAGTGACTCCGTTCTGCCGTCTCCTGCAACTCCTGCGAGAAACGCGTCGAACCCCAATAGCACTGTTGGTCAGGCGACACCGAAAACGG GCCCTCACTCCTTCCCGGGCTCCGCTGCTACCCCCCGGATGACTCTGAGCAGCAGCGTGCACCTGCTGCCGGCTTACCCCTCCATCCAGCTGCTCGGCCTGGAGATGCTGCTGCACTTCCTGCTGGGGCCCGAGGTGCAGGCGGTATCCGCGCAGGAGAGGCTCCAGCTCAGCCTGG aacctcTAACGCATCCACTACTTGCCAGCACTTCGTTTTTCTGCAAGCATTCAGGTGTAATCATCAGCGCTGTGAAGGATGGCTTTGTTGCAATTGGAAAGGAGGCTCCAG ATTCCTTGCTCATTCTTATCTGGAAGTATTTGATTGGATTTGTGACAGCAGCAGTGGAGACAG CCGGCAGTAAGAAGGAGAGACAAGGCTCGGAGGCTTTGACCCTGCTGTTGCAAGCCCTGCAGTCTATCGTGAGCTCAGAAGCACTTCCTGCTCATCGAACCCTG GGTCTTCTTGAAGCCACAGTGAAAGGAATCCCTCAGAAAATATTGGGGTCACCAGCCTACCAGGTAGCCAATAtggatgttttaaat GGAACTCCTGCACTGTTCCTGATTCTCCTGTTCTATCACAACAGCTTGCTAGGATCCTGCTTAACAGATGAGAG GTTTTTCCTCTGCTTGGAGACCCTGGTCAGCTCTGGTTTCTCTGGCCCCACGTCTCCACTGGCGTTCAGCGAATCGGTTTTGAGCGTGGTCCACCGCAGTGCCGATCGGATGACTAACAAAGAGCATCTCTGGAGGATGTGGAGCATCATAGTCACCCCTCTGACTCAAAGCATCATGCAG ACCAATGAAGTGAACCAAGGGGATGCTCTGGAACACAACTTCACTGCTGTGCACAGTGCCCTGATGCTGCCCATCACTCATCTCCTGTCTGTGAAGGGATTCCCACAG ATGACGATGAAATCCCTGTTGCGGACCTGGTCTGAGCTCTACAGGACGTTTGCTCGCTGCTCGGCTCTGGTGGCCACGGTGGAGGAGAATGTCTGCTGCGAGGAGCTTTGCATTAAGATGGCGTCAGGGCTGGACAAAGAGGCTCTTTCG AACCCGTCGACGCTGGAAGCGGTCGTTAGCATTTTAACGGTCATTATCGAATGCGTGGACTTCTCGCCTTACACCCCCAAGTTTCAACAGAAGACCAAAT CCCCTCACACGCCGCTGAGCTGGACGCGGAAGAAGAGCCGGCCCCTGGGGAACCTGAGCGCCTTCCTGACGCTGCTGGAGCGCTGCCTGCAGTGtctcccgccgccgccgccgcagcCCGGTCCCGAAGGAGCcccggccgccgccgccggcctCGCCGGCCTCCTCTCCTCGCTCTTCGGCGGCCTGTCGCTGGCCGCCGCCATCCGGGAGGCGCTGTCCCGGCTCGTCGCCCCCCTCGCCGTCTTCTACGAGCAGAGCGCCAA gacTCAAAATGATGTGCCAAAGTTTTATTCCAGCCTTGGACTTAAG CTCGAGAAGCTGCTGGGAGAGATTCTGACCTGCTTGCAGACTCGCTACACCATGGCTTATGACGATGAACTTCTGGCACAGCTGGCTCCCTGGTTAAGTGTTGTGTTCCTTCACAAAAGCAAACAGGTGCGCAACCAGGTAGCCCAGTTCTGGAATTCCACGTTTGCCAAGGTGCCCACGTTGCAGTATCCTCAGCAGCTCAG GAGTGTTCTGAGCCAGGTAAAGCAAAAGATTCCCATTATTCTTCCTGGTTTTGAAGCGGTGGAAGTAGATGATGAATTCAGCACACAGGATTCCGATTCT AGTTCCCAGCTGGACACAAAAATCAGTGGCATGGAAGTGAAAACTGCGGGCAAGAGGGACTCGATGCTCACAAGAGCAGCTGACCTGAAGGAGAGTGCTGCCCCGTCACCGAAACCCGTGGCT GTGAAGCTGGATTTTGGATCTCCCAAGATCCCCCGTAGAGAGTTCCTACTGGAAGAGGAGAAGTCGGTGGATTTTGTGTTTATACCCCCTGAGCCCAAGGAACGGGTGCTGACGGAACACCAGAAGGAGGTTCTGAGGACAAAAAG AGTTGATATTCCAGTCATGTACAACAATCTTGATGCCTCTCAAGATACGACATTGTTCTCTCAGTACAGTCAGAGCCAAGAGGATTCAGT ggaTAATAAGACTACTAATGAGAAGGCTGAAGATGCTCCAGGACAGGAGGTGAATTGTGAG gttcAGGAGGAAAAAATGGAAGCTGAAGAAGTCCCTGCCGTGCACAAATTGGACCCAGAGGTAGATAAGGACGACAGCAGTGTGCCTGCTGAAATGGGAACGGCTGAAGAGGAAGCAGCTGAAAAAGGTTCCCAGTCTGATGTGGGACCATCAAAATCGGCAGCCCTTACACTGGGGGGTAAAGCCACAGGGGAGGAGAGCGCCGTGGAGACAGAGGAGACCAGCGCCAACATCAGCAGCAGCTCAGTCTCTTCTGAAATTGTGTTGGCGACACCCCAAAAAAACGCAAGCCGTCGCCAATCATTCATTACGCTGGAGAAGTATAATTCACAAGGAAAGGCATCCAGTCCTGCTCAGGATGGCACTTTCACAGGCTCGCCGGTTTCTGGGGTCTCGAAGTCTGACAGCCAGGAggacacagagactcaaacgGAAGACCAGACCCCAGAGCAAAGCCCCTGTCCCGATGTGGAAGAGGAAGCTTCTCTAGAAGAAAACGGCAGCCAACGTCAGGATTGCTCGAAACGCGAGAAAGCACAGGACGTGGCGGAGAAGGAGGAAGAGAAGCCTGAAGCAGAGCATCCTGGAATCAGTCCCAGCGTGGCtaccgaggaggaggaggatgaagacGAGTGTATTCCCGATACGCAGACTGAGCCGCTCAGATCAGATGGGGCGAGTTCGGTGGCTGAAGAGGTACGTTCAGGCAGCGAAGAAGATGCAAAAGATGAAGCTCCTTCTGCAGAGTCCAAGGAGAACACCCCTCCCACGGAGGATTCTGAGGAGCAGCAGGTAGAGACCCAGTCATCTCAGACCCTGTCCAGTCCGAGCGAGCCCAGGCGCTCTTCGAGACGTCGAAGTAAGCCTGTACGCCCCGGGGAAACCTCAGAAAGCCCAGAGAGAGACGGCAAAGACAAACTGAACAAGAGGAACTTGAAGGGTAAGGAAAGCAAGTCCCTTGAAAGAAAATCTGCCGAGGTTCTGGTAGGTCGAAGTGAGGAGCAGAAGGGCTCCTCGTCCGTTTCCAGTCAAATGGAAACTCGGTCGCAGGTTCACACTGCCAAGAAGAGTAAGGCAACTCCAGAAGGGGAGGAGAGGGTGAGGAGGAGAACCAACTCAAGCGCTGTGGCGGAGGCTGAAGCCTCGCAAGGGGGCGAAGCAGAGGATGGGACTCAAGAGTCTTCCCAGGGACGGGGCAGGTACAGGACGAGGAGATCCTCCCAGGGCCTGCTGTCCAGTATTGAGAACTCCGAGTCGGACGGTTCAGAGAGTCGGGAAGAAAGCCTTAAAGACCGAAAGACCTCAAAAAGAGGCAAGCCTAGCAAACGTGTAGACGCTCAAGTGACGGAGGGCCCACCCAAAAACGAACAAACGGGAAGAGGTTCGGTGGAATCTGAAAAAATGGACATTGGCAGCGAATTGGAAAAACAGAACACAAGTCTCTTACAAGCCTCTGGTCCAGAGATTTCTACCGACACCAGCATGGCTTGTGAGACTTCAACCCAGGCTGAGCCGGAGGAGATTTCCGAAGAACAGGCTCATAAAACGGATGATGTAACGGCGGCTCTCGATGCCGAAACATCGGCGAAGGCTTCCGGTTCGGAAAACGACGCTTCTTTAAGAGATGAAAGCCAGAGTGCGAAGACCCCGGTAGAGAATTGTTCTGCCGAGCCCCCGAGTGCCTCTCAAAGCGCAGGGAGGCGCCCGCTCCTGCACGTGTGCTCTCATGGCAAGCGAGCCCGGGGGCGCAAGCGGTTCAAGAGCTGCAACTGCCGGATAGTGGCGGCCCTGCGGCAGGGGCATGCACGGAAGTTAGGCAAGGAAGAGCCAGAACTGGCTGAAAAGAATAAGACTTTTTCGGCGGGCGATGAGCTTATTTCTGAAAACGGGGCCTCAAATCTTGATGGCGCGCCCCGCGGGGAAGGCGTTTTAAGCTCCGATAATAGCGTGTTTGAGCCCAGTGACGTGAGTTCCCCGCTGTGCTCTAATGGTCCGGTGTTATGCGCGACATCCACGGGTGACCTGAATCCGGCGGGTGAATCGGAAGAGAAGTCGGACAGGGTCGCGCCGGAGGGGTTGAAGGAACAAGAGAGCGTGGAATCCTCGGTCCCTGGAAATGAAAGCTCTGTGGAGCCGGCTGAACGCCAAGGTGTAGAAGTGGATGACGAGGCCAAGCCAGACAGTATAGAAACCCTAGTGGAAGAAGTCTCTGGCAAGCAGGGGGACAAAGAGCGCCCAGATTTCCAGCAGACTGAACAGATGCCGGAAGAGCCGGAGCTCTCCGTGTGTGAAGATGGTGGTGTGGGTCCCGAGGATCAGAAGAAACTAGAAGAGGAAGGGGAGGAAATGATGGAGTCTAACTGCATTGAAGCTGCTGAAGTCCCTCTAAACAATGCTACTGTTGACGAGGGACTAATTGAACTGTTCTCCGTGTCTAAGCAGACTTTGGAAACCACATGTTTAGATTCCCCACCCAAGCAGAAGGATTGTAACACTGCTGTTGCAGAACATGAGGTGGGTCAGAGCCCCACCAGTGCAAAGCCGCGTGGCTTTTGGTCTCCTACTGCGTCTCCTTCCACAAGTATCCTCAAGAAAGGGCAGAAGAGGACCCTGGAAGATGATACTCCCTCCCCACTCCACAAG ACTCGGCGCGTGTCTTTTGCCAACCCAATTCATCAGCAAGAGCTGGCTGATGATATCGATCGACGTAGCCCGGTCATCAGGACGTCGAGCAGCTCCCCACGGTCCAGAAACAGCACTTCCTCCGCGTTATCATCTGCCACACAGCAAAAG TTTGTGACTACTCCAACAAAGGCTCTATTGAGCCTGAGCCCCCGCAGCCTTCATAGTCCAGGATTCAAGAGCTCGAAGAAGTGCCTG ATATCGGAAATGGGAAAGGAGCCGAAGCCCATCCCCAAGGACTGCGTCTTTCCGGCTTTAGTCAGCTGTACAGCACCAGTGGAGGCCGTCCTTCCACAGCTTACTTCTAATATGTG GCAGCGTGGATTTGGTCAGCTCGTTCGAGCGAAGAATATCAAGACAGTGGGTGATTTAAGTGCTCTCACACCTTCAGAAATCAAATCGCTCCCTATACGCTCACCAAAGCTGTCCAATGTGAAGAAAGCACTTAAAATGTATCACGAGCAACAG GTAAGCAGTGATGATCTGAAAGGCTTTGATGAAACTGAGAAAATGACCTCTGAACCAGAAGAGAAAGAGGCTCCGGTCAGTAGTGAGGAGAAGACTGCAACAG ATGTGGCTGGAGTACCGGTTCCAGCTGTTGATGCAAAGCCAGTGGACATCATGACTGCGGTCCAAGCTCTAGGAACGCGCCTGACTGAGGAGGAGCTGGGCAGCCTGTCGGCGCGCCAGCTGGTCCTGATGCATGAACAGTTGAGTGACATGATGAAGACCATTGTTGTGCAGCTGCAGTCACGAGTCGGCACTCCACTAGGGCAGAGCTCTCCCTGA